The proteins below are encoded in one region of Myxococcales bacterium:
- a CDS encoding NACHT domain-containing protein produces the protein MIEIDWNSFKAKNKAYHSAFEQLCYHLFCREHRQSKGIYADFNQVGLETEPICVNGEWYGFQAKFFDTKIDYDQIQDSISKAINAYPKQLDHIEVYTNRAPGNSFRNKKKKQVDKLGKNHKIDIIWIVPSCFQSLLNKPSNLDLASLYFGKGDILKFIQNSTHPPYQTLVASKHFVDLPISADNCVIRNLKDSLVGSSSTLMMLTGHPGSGKSVLVHKLFRELAGFSDGSSNWNTQMLNHGVPVIVNLKNCISSSLETILSQRQNECEIQGAKYNFFYLLDGLDELAEDVADRTLSFVKELCDRDNVSKILISCRTGNRNKTRARTYFPDLNEVNIGQLNRDHVTTFFEKRENKEKTEKLKSLQETNPNLVDEIRDVLILNLFWEEIQKLDERSSAFELLDIHIRHLLYATELHKQLASLSLPYPKEKEILGINRQISTKFQESYQFRFPQYEIQKILLDRYPRNDYCSTNDVLSYIASLFFDCEGENGSEPTYVYRHRRFQEYFYIQHLEERYQKSVRILRDTTILGSKDLLENLFIPYLKHCAEEKLDICRITEINLLELYLGKNPLWGADSPYYLESKNFALALALQTDNTFEELMLDPQLELERKLFVDSCKLEEDLEAWKRNTRYASERDLLRVFEEVLGNSLSCARRLSENHKNRLGGEIYANYKNTRALFDKYKFSANFKHQSLVDPIEKHLTDFFYLLLEIDKVEPDELLKQIRCSCEQLPNARQHLSQLTEEEKVFFAFFEACIQLNLVEKLIDVLEDQEIEMLLAHLTCLEHLHLLLGPTIKPTSENLLLKEVDPATSRYAEKLIFIKKFYTMSLCQKEVDFIEGKHDEYIKRDRHDWRFYCIAFHLALTGFVLDKSDIGRLLQNDGYRIGFDISIYQALFKSYSEMLRGEEKLENILLSFRNYLDTTEIKDGSVLEELSEIWAYLIADGYRSQDQNQLIREILFKRTRVPSLLQSLYRIRLRSPNAFMRLVSGSDLLSLEEESHAPKDRFPELVDQYFELSILNAGKNDKKAKDLFLKGIHHGTLRHLWHKDHIVSWGLVHALNTMLSSNFIDRKDLESYVDKVFVLTTRALKISDGDETKYGPKFLVKTIAKFDIDLAEKLLRNLEQQDYGLWNQALTSTLLEKISLHVPLSVMEKELSKYQPRLYSMESSEGYEEKFVVYLSIAKATFTTKVTKKLLSKEPIKSWKSSAIGKSATVFRATTLESIYLAT, from the coding sequence CAACTAGATCACATCGAGGTCTACACGAATCGGGCTCCCGGAAACAGCTTTAGGAATAAGAAAAAAAAACAAGTTGATAAACTTGGTAAAAACCACAAGATAGATATCATATGGATAGTTCCGAGCTGCTTCCAATCCCTACTGAACAAACCAAGTAACCTTGACCTCGCAAGCTTGTACTTTGGAAAAGGAGATATCCTAAAATTTATCCAAAATAGTACTCATCCACCATACCAGACTCTAGTTGCATCCAAACATTTTGTCGATCTACCGATTAGCGCAGATAATTGCGTGATTAGAAATTTGAAGGACTCATTGGTAGGTTCTTCGTCTACCCTTATGATGCTTACAGGCCACCCTGGCTCCGGTAAAAGCGTTCTTGTTCATAAGTTGTTTCGAGAACTAGCTGGATTTTCCGATGGGTCCTCCAACTGGAACACTCAAATGTTGAATCATGGCGTTCCAGTTATCGTAAACTTAAAAAACTGCATTTCATCTAGCCTCGAAACAATTTTGTCGCAAAGACAAAATGAATGTGAGATCCAAGGTGCAAAATATAATTTCTTTTATTTGCTAGACGGATTAGACGAATTGGCAGAAGATGTAGCTGATCGCACTTTATCTTTTGTTAAGGAGCTCTGCGACAGAGATAATGTCTCGAAGATTCTTATTTCGTGCCGGACGGGAAATCGCAATAAGACAAGAGCCAGAACTTATTTCCCGGATTTGAATGAGGTCAACATTGGTCAGCTTAATCGTGACCATGTGACAACATTTTTCGAGAAGAGAGAAAACAAGGAGAAGACAGAAAAGCTCAAATCGTTGCAAGAAACGAATCCAAATCTTGTCGACGAAATCAGAGATGTGTTGATTCTAAATTTGTTTTGGGAAGAAATTCAAAAACTCGACGAGCGTAGCAGCGCTTTTGAACTGTTAGACATTCATATTCGGCATTTGCTCTATGCAACCGAACTCCATAAGCAACTCGCCTCTTTGAGTCTTCCTTACCCTAAAGAAAAAGAAATTCTTGGTATTAATCGTCAAATCTCGACTAAATTTCAAGAGAGCTATCAGTTTCGATTTCCACAGTACGAGATCCAAAAGATACTTCTCGATAGATATCCGAGGAATGATTACTGCTCTACAAATGATGTACTCTCCTATATCGCCTCTCTGTTTTTCGACTGCGAGGGCGAGAACGGCTCTGAGCCTACCTATGTTTATCGACACAGGCGCTTTCAAGAGTATTTTTACATACAACATTTGGAAGAACGCTACCAAAAGTCGGTTCGCATACTTCGAGACACAACGATTCTTGGAAGCAAAGATTTGCTCGAAAATCTCTTCATACCTTACCTGAAACACTGTGCAGAAGAAAAGTTAGACATATGTCGAATCACCGAGATCAATCTCTTGGAACTGTACCTAGGAAAAAATCCACTTTGGGGCGCTGATTCACCATACTATCTTGAATCTAAGAATTTCGCTTTGGCTCTCGCGCTCCAAACTGACAATACTTTCGAAGAGCTTATGTTAGATCCTCAGCTGGAGTTAGAAAGAAAACTTTTTGTTGATTCTTGCAAGCTCGAAGAAGATTTAGAGGCTTGGAAGAGAAACACAAGGTACGCTTCAGAAAGAGACCTCCTAAGAGTGTTTGAAGAAGTCCTAGGTAATAGCCTTTCTTGCGCTCGAAGGCTTTCAGAAAATCACAAAAATAGACTTGGCGGAGAAATCTACGCGAATTACAAAAACACCCGTGCACTTTTTGACAAGTACAAGTTTTCTGCGAACTTTAAACACCAGAGTTTAGTAGATCCAATCGAAAAGCATTTAACAGACTTCTTCTATCTTCTGCTCGAGATAGATAAAGTTGAACCGGATGAACTTCTGAAGCAAATCCGATGCTCTTGTGAGCAGTTGCCAAACGCGCGTCAGCATCTGAGTCAATTGACAGAAGAAGAAAAAGTTTTCTTCGCATTTTTCGAAGCTTGTATACAACTCAATCTAGTAGAAAAACTGATTGATGTACTCGAAGACCAGGAAATAGAAATGCTCTTGGCTCACCTTACGTGCTTAGAACACCTACATTTGTTGTTAGGACCAACAATTAAACCAACATCAGAAAACCTGCTTTTGAAGGAAGTAGACCCAGCTACTTCTCGATACGCTGAGAAACTAATCTTTATCAAAAAATTCTACACAATGAGTTTATGCCAAAAAGAAGTTGATTTCATTGAAGGCAAACATGACGAATACATAAAGAGAGACCGACATGACTGGCGCTTCTATTGTATCGCCTTTCACCTCGCACTTACGGGCTTCGTATTAGATAAATCGGATATTGGAAGACTACTTCAAAACGATGGCTATAGAATCGGATTTGATATCTCAATATACCAAGCACTTTTCAAATCTTATTCTGAAATGTTACGCGGTGAAGAGAAGCTCGAGAATATTCTTCTCAGTTTCCGAAACTATCTAGATACCACGGAGATAAAAGACGGTAGTGTTTTAGAAGAACTATCTGAGATATGGGCTTATCTCATCGCAGATGGCTATAGGTCACAGGATCAAAATCAACTTATACGTGAAATACTCTTCAAACGGACACGTGTTCCTTCTTTACTACAATCTTTGTACAGAATTCGTCTACGCAGTCCTAACGCTTTTATGAGGCTCGTAAGTGGTTCCGATTTGTTGAGTTTGGAGGAAGAGTCCCATGCACCAAAAGACAGATTTCCCGAACTCGTGGATCAATATTTCGAACTCTCTATTCTAAACGCTGGCAAAAACGATAAGAAAGCAAAAGACCTTTTTTTGAAAGGAATTCACCATGGAACCCTACGTCACCTTTGGCACAAAGATCATATTGTCAGTTGGGGGCTTGTGCATGCCTTGAATACGATGTTGTCCAGTAATTTTATTGATCGAAAAGACCTCGAATCTTACGTGGACAAGGTTTTTGTTCTTACAACCAGAGCTCTCAAAATTAGTGATGGTGACGAAACAAAATATGGGCCAAAATTTCTCGTTAAAACTATCGCCAAATTCGATATTGATCTGGCTGAAAAACTATTGCGGAATCTAGAACAACAAGACTATGGTCTATGGAACCAAGCTTTAACTTCGACTCTTTTAGAAAAAATTTCGCTTCACGTTCCTTTATCAGTCATGGAAAAAGAGCTTTCAAAATATCAGCCACGACTCTATTCTATGGAATCATCTGAGGGATACGAAGAAAAGTTCGTAGTTTATCTTTCAATAGCAAAAGCCACTTTTACAACGAAGGTGACAAAAAAACTGCTTTCGAAAGAGCCTATCAAGTCGTGGAAGAGTTCCGCAATAGGAAAATCCGCTACGGTTTTTCGAGCAACGACATTAGAGAGTATATACTTAGCTACCTAG